aaaataaaaaaaatcgcgaaaattgtgaagtctcgcaagaaatagtggatgagaAAACTGACGTAAATTTCCCACAAGTGTAACTCTAGGTGTACTCCCGAGTACCTTCGCTGTTACTCGCTTCTCTGGGACAACGATATACCTAGATTTTTCAGAAGTACACTCTGCCGAGTTACTCAGTGTAGAGAGTTACATCGGCAGTACACTCCGTTCCGTAACTGAGAGTTGGAGTTACGGAGCGTAACTCTCCGCTCTGTTACTGCGTGTAGGCGTAATTAACTCTCCCTTAGTGTAATACATCGAAGTATGTACACTCGCGTTACATCGTCAAGGTCAAGCGATGTACCTGCAGAAGAGGCATGCAACAGACCATCAGTGTATAGTTCTTCACCGTTGTACCATCAGCAGAGAAGCCGTTGTTACGCTAGCGTAACTCACCTCCAGCAGTACGTCCCCGGAGTATGTCGACACACGAGTTAATATTTGAGTGATCGAGTGTTGAGATTTTATAGAGGAAGTGGGTCCAGGTAGAGTTTGGGTTGACAATTTTGACAATCACAGGCGGATTCATGATATTTTAGAttaatatcaaaccatacacatttgTAAAGCCCTGTAAAGTATCGTCTTCTTGAAATACCTTAGTTTTActataataatttcatattatcTACATTTTAACCTATAAAGACATcacatttctctctctctctctctctctctctctctctctctctctctctctctctctctctctctctctctctctctctctctctctctctctctctctctctctctctctctctctctctcttgcaaCTTAGGTACTATCTGGGTTGATAAAATAAACATCTTGGTAACCTATTCAACTTTGACGGTCTTGAAAAAGCCCCACCTGACtttcaagttgttttttttccGGGGATTTCTCTTTTCTAACTATTACCATCGAAGTTATAATCATACAATACTATACAGCCATTTTCGACATTTTCTTGTTCATTTTGTCTTAGAAAGTTTCTTTTCCTTGTCTGGCGACAAGTAGATATCGCTGTAGAAATCTACAGACTGCACCTGTTTGATAAACAGAAAACATTATGAAAAGAAATCTAGTCCACACAtaatataataaacaaataaacatatgaaaatattataagaAACACATAGAGGGACtacacaataacaaaaacacGAATAACGTTAACCCCGCCCCAAATAGCAAGTCTTTCACGTATTCGACACATGTCATGTGTATAAAGACCTAAGGACAACCTTGAACATatctgatgatgtcatttgggGTCAAGTCACTTATTTATGATCTGTAATATACGGCAAACGTGTTCTTAACAATTACATTGcaatataaaattattgaaagagagtatgtatatatgtgcagACTGTCAGTCATTGAGTTGATATTTGTCTGTTGATGTGTACAGTTTTGAGATTGTACGGATTATAGTCTGTCAAACTGACGGCAGGTTATAGACAGTTGCTAGATATCTACAAGTAGTTTGTTTATAGAAGTGATATTAAATACACATGCTAGATAAGTAGTGACACAACGAGACAGTCACATAAAACACCCAGTCAATAAAACACCCAgtcaacaaacatacacaattaacatacatacatacatacatacatacatacatacatacatacatacatacatacatacatgcatacatacatgcatacatgcatgcatgcatgcatgcatgcaaacaagcaagcaagcaagcaagcaagcaaagaAAGGTCTATCTGGAAAGAAGATAATACATGAGTTGGCATTTGTTTCAAACAGTACGTCAGCAGCCACGCTAACTTGAGTCGGTGTATGATGTTGATGCATGTAATCAGGGTCCAAGTTCAGAATTTCTCTGTTACTGTGTTAGGATGCCAACAATACGCTACAGCCTAGTCTCAGGTTCTGTCAGTCAGGATTATGTGCAGTTTAGAGTTCATGGATAGTTGACACCATTCCTTGTATAGCAgacttgtttacattgtaaGCCATTTGGAAGCCAAGTAGATTAGGTTAGATATAATTTTATTACAACCGTacagaaaattgacaattctatttgggtatAAATGAACACTATCACAATGAAATGTGACCATTCACTACTATAGTACTAACTGATTACATCtaacgtaaaaaaaaaaccctcagCCATCTGATAGGTATAGCATGATAATTCACTACTATTACTAGCTGATTTACATATAAGGTAAACGACAAAAACAACCTTATAATATAGATCAAACTGACGTTCAATGAATccttttatttaatttataaccATATCAACACCTTGTGACACAAATAAACGAGTTACAAAAACAAGAGAATGTATTGGAGGCAATTGTTCTACTTTTCTTGGTATCACTATGCGAAGGTTTTCCAAATTCCGTAGGGAAAACAACACTATAGAAGGATTTATTTCGGAGTTCCGCATCAGGCTTTCGATAACATTATTTTTGTACTGCAATGTGTTATGATTTGGCATTGGATACTGGCACGGTTGGATAATTGATATGCCTTTCTTAATAAGATGGTACATAATAGTGACgcatatgtttatttgtttgtttatgttctgGAGTAACTTATCATACAACTACCTACAACTACCTACGAGAAGATATTTCTGTAAAAATCTTCCGATTTTATCTgtttgaaaataagaaaaaagaTATAAGAACGTTATATGCTATATCAGCATTATGTCCAATTTATGATGATTTCAGTGTGATAACAGTGATGGATcctctagatatatataaagagAAGtattgtacgtacgtacgtatgtatgtatgtatgtatgtatgtatgtatgtatgtatgtatgtatgtatgtatgtgtgtatgtatgtgtgtatgtgtgtgtatatatgtgtgtatgtgtatgtatgtatgtatgtatgtatatatgtatgtatgtaatatatatatatatatatatatgtgtgtgtgtgtgtgtgtacgaaCTTATGTACGTAAATATATGTTGGTCTCTGTGATTGATCACTTGATTGAATATGTGAAAATAGAAAACGTTACGAAATAAAATTTTATTCAACAAAAATGGAGCAATGtgttaaaatgtaatatcttTCCATTATAAAAGGCATAATGCAAACGagaattgtatgaaatataatatttgaacTGTATACATAGCTaatgtttgtttctgtatcAAACGTTTTCTTGAGTAACTTATCATTAAACTACCAGACAGTAATTTTcgaattttgttttgttcagtttGCGTTAGAAAGTTTCTTTTTCTTGTTTCACCACAAGTAGATATCTCTGTAGAAATCTTGAGACTTTACctgtttgaaaataaaagagTTGTGTTATATACAAGTAGTATGCCgaatgataaaaaataacagACCGTTCTAATATTCTCAAGGATTGGCTAAAGTCTTAATACTGAAGTATATCCTAAtataataatcatgtatatatgtatgtatgtatgtatttatgtatgtatgtatgtatgtatgtatgtatgtatgtatgtaaaacgtAGGGCATTGATGAATATTATATTGAATCATCCACAGTCATTGTAGTTGAAAACCATAACTTGATAGTTTTGGTATAATAATACATTGACTCCCACCTGTAAAGTTCATAAAAGATCTGGGTTTGTTTTTCCACTTTCCAAAGTAGTATACTGGTACACCACTTAGTATAATTGCTATACCAATTCCTCCTTCAACAGGTGCCGCGATTACTCCAGTTACTTCCAGGAACATTACCCATATAAAGAATATCACGGGTATGATTATAGGAACCTTGAAGTAGAACCATAACagaattttatattatataatttcgAATGGAACGTACAAGGTAGTAGACTAGTTCCTGACGGACAGTATTCCGAACTACGTTATCTTGATACGTATACTGGCATCACCATGTTTATTCAGAGATTATTATCGAAATATCGTAATGTAATTCATCCTCTGCACTGTCTTGTGAGTTTTGCACACCATGCGAGTGGCGGACCCATTACTTACccgaaaaataaatatatttacgtTTCTACATTTTTTGCTGAAAAACAATCAAGACAATTggccccctcccctccccctccctccgaccacggaggtataaggggagcgACGGTATTATGTTAACACTGTCTGTGTCACATGCTCCAAGAAAACAGAGGAAAATCTACCTTAAACGGTCGAGGAATGTCTGGTCGCTTCCATCGTAGGTACAGAAGTGAAGCGGTAGATCCACATGGAATCAACCAACTTGAAATAGAGGTAAAATTCAATAACTGATAGATAGTGTCTCCAGCAAATGAAGAAACAATCACTACAAACTGAAATCGCAAAGCAAACATAAGAATAACTCTATCAGATTCAAATTATTTCTGCCACAGTAGGATATCTGATGTATAATATGGCGTGGATATTAAattataaggcctaataaaatattgtgtggttccgattacgctcaaatttagaatagttggggtaggtagattttttattttatgttattatatattttttctatgtGAGTGTCAAGTTCAGGCTTTCCATTGTTTGCCAAATGGTCACTGTGTTGTTtagtgttgtttatttcttcctatgaCAAggacagccattacagattggaagaacaggtttatattgtctttttaagttgatgccagtttcagcatccactatttctcgtgagacttcacagtttttgcgattttattatttttttgtcgaatacgtaaaaaaggtttaaggtcagcagtgaaaaactaggtgtggTCGAGTAAGCGGAAcgacacaattatttttttaggcccaACCCTAATTATAAATCCCATACAAAAATCTAACAACAAATATGCTAAtttttttaacaacaaatatgctaatttttttaatagaaaAAGGCTAAAAGGCCAAAATGACAATATGTTAGATTTATTAAGCAAAACTATTCCCCACCTTAGCTGTCTGAACGCAGGAATTATTTTTTGAGATTGGAGAGGAAACAGCAAACCCAGAAAATGTCATTGCAGCTTTgagaaatatgtcattttaaaaagataacaaaaaaaaacttttgtcACTAGGCCCTTTTCACTCTAGTCAACTTTATTTCACAGGTTTACCTCGTTACCTTTCGGAATAAAGGTTGGCCTTCCTGAGACAAGAAACCACACGTGAATACTATTAGAATagttaaaagtgaaaaaaaatcacaaaatgatgaTAGGCCCGTATGACACTAATCTCAACGTATATGAAAcacatcatttgtttgttctgaAGAAAACACACGGAAGTTAAAACGAAAATGACTTACCACAGAAAGGATTTCCATCGCTAATAGTGACGGTAGCGGTGTCTTGTATTTAATATGAATCATGGATAAGATATCTGGAAGATATCCATCACGAGCACAAACAAAGCAAAGTCTAGACGTAAAGAGAAACACAGCCtgttttttttgcatttttcagCTCATAAAACTATAGGGTGGGGATAGGAACAAAATGCATTGATTAAACAAACAATTGCTCAACACAAGACGACATGTCCAAAATGTGACCAGAATGTGAGGTTGAAATTTGTTGGAAAGTTGATAGATGGTGTCTAGCCGATATGGTACACGGTACAAAACATTATGACACAACCGTTCCGAGCAATTACAACGTTAACCTTGCCCTTAGTAACAGCTAAGTGtcttttgcaaagataacatcactATTGGGTAGTCAAATTCCAAAAACTGAATGCGAGCAAGATCAGTCCTGGCTCATAGCAATATTAAAATTATGGTTTACAGATGACAACAAGGATGTGTAGGTAAGTGAATGACGTTTGAGAAAGACAGAACCCATAGCAACTGCAAAATgtcattgtatattgtaaatttatagAAGTTTTCTATTAATGCATATCAAAACTATTGACACATATATGATTATACTGCATACTGAATATTGATACCTTGTTCTTGATAAAGTTCCTCCATTGAGTGAGCCATATATAGAAATAGCGACAATGACAGGAATTATCCAGGAAAACGAACCCAAAATCTTGTCTGCAAATGTCTGGAAGATAAAgaaaaattacatacatacatacatacatacatacatacatacatacatacatacatacatacatacatacagacagacagacagacagacagacagacagacagacagacatacagacagacagacagacagacagacagacatatatacatacatacagacagacatacatacatacatacatacatacatacatacatacatacatacatacactagacacataaacacagacagacagacagacagacagacagacagacatacatacatacatacatacatacatacatacatacatacatacattacattacattacattacattacattgcattacatacATGGACTGGCAGCGATAATATAAGTGTTGGTTGTCTATAGTGAAGGTCTTTTAGGCACAGTGAATCTGCCATTCTCGACAGAATGAGGTGTGACAGAAATACATCGGAAATGTAATCTTAAAAATGGATCGTTTTGACTTACCAGAGCGACAGCATCCGATGCTAGGAGTTCATCACCAGACATTACAGTTAAATAAGCTATGTTGGTTGACACATATATTAGTGTGATAGTAACCTcggcaacaacaacagcaatcGGAAGGTTTCTACTTGGATTCTGTATTTCTTCAGTTAACATGTTCGCGTTATTcctatatatatttttgaaaggtgCAGATGGAAAAATAATGCAATGATCATGGATTCTATTGATTTACTTACGAACAAAATATCTGCGTATAATGTATCGGTAGTAGGCACGATCGATATGATTACATTCTACAGTAGTTATTTTGACTTCAatgatgttacatgtaaataatcaaattttacaagaaCAATCTTCTTCGTTCGACAACATATTCCCCAGCACGAATGTACTGTTAATATGTATCTAAAATGTGATCTTACAAATTCATATGAGCAAGTGATGTGAATTGATCACCCAAGCACAATACTATTTACCTCTAATAATATGGGATCACACACGCTGTGTATTAAACTTAATGAGCTACGGTCGAAAGACAAATTTCGGTTAGTTGACTGAACATGATCGACAGGGACAAAGGCCAAGGTATCATTAGAAAGCTCACCATTTATAATGTTTGAGTAGACactggaattttgtttttatgtactGAACCTACGCGGATGAGAGTCAAACTATGTACTTTTTAGGACAAACATATCCATTTTGCCATACAGTTCAAGGCCTTGCAACGTCCGTATGTGCACTATTGTGATTGTCATGTATGTGTACTATGCTTTGTTGGTATGGTTGTCCATGGACAAATCCACGGATGGATGGACTGCCATATCTTTTCTTTACGGCCCGGGTGGTGTTCCCGTAAGTACGCTATTAGGTatataataaaagaaataagGAACTGCAATATTTATATTCTTCACGACAGACACCTACATTCCTCCATATGCAAATAATGCCGAGTAGAACGCTAAGGAGATGTCAAGAACAGACCCCGTTCCTTCTTCGAAGTCGTTTTTGAGGTATTCCGTCTTGCCTGTATTGGAGAAATGTTACAATGCGTGATCGTTCCATATCTTTCGCACATTTagcaaataaacaacaacaacaacaacaacaacaaaaacaaaaacaacaacaacatgccTGAAATTTGCATTGTATTGGATACAGTCGTGAAGGTATGGATTTGCCATAAATAGCTAGATTTCTGAATATATTGGTTTGATTCGTTATATTTACACAGTAAGGTAATGTATACAAGAGttttaattaaaatgataaaacaaatatacactagacacataaacacagacagacagacagacagacagacagacagacataaaagCGGGCaagcaggcagacacacacatccacccctccacaaatacaaacacatacgCATGAACATATTTTTAACACATTACCATGTGACAACTGTTATAGTTTACTCAACTAGAGTAGAAAACACTTTCTCACCTCGAGAAATTTGAGTTATCACATCGTCTACAATATGTGATTAGAAAACACGTACTCACCTCTAAAAAGTTGAACTATTCCACCAATGATTATCATAATCAGTCCAGTAACCTTGGCAACAGCAAAAATGTTTTGCGTTTGTGCAGCTGCTTTCACTTTCAAACTGTTCACGAAGTAAACAACcactgtaaataaaaaaaaccacaacaaCATTGTAATTGGCATCTTCCTTAAATCACTCTAAATGGGTATAATTCTATCATTAACTCTACTACAAGTCCTATATAATCTACGCATGCATATATTTGACACTTTTGATGCAAATATTATGTAGCAGTTCTGTCTGACAAAGTGGATTCGTGATATACGGCACTTTAAACTGTGACATACGGGCACAGAATAACTGTGAAAGGGGGCGTTTTAGGGTCAGGTTTGTGAACTGTAATTTGTTAAAAAATGTATTCGAATATAATGAATCATTTAATACACTCTatttaatacattgtaatttactTACTTAAACAGGCTATGGCGACGAGAGTCACCACAGTTTTTGGCGTTTCACATTCTGGAAAGAAAGGTTTTGTAAGATAGGTTGCAAAGGTAATGGACAAAATTGAAGCCGTTGCAGGTGTAGATATTACAATCACAGTCCAGACTACCAGAAATGCTGGCAATGGCCCGAACACTTCGTTGATGTATACATAATCTCCACCAGATTTTCCAAATGTTGTACCAAGCTCTGCGTATATTAGTCCACCGAACATTACCAAAATTCCACACGAGGCCCATACAACTAGTGACATTCCAACTGATTTGGTGTTTACAAGGACGCCCTTCGGAGAAATGAAAATCCCAGATCCAATGGTAATACCGACGATGATTGTGATGCAGAAAAACAAGTTTAGCTGTCGTTTTAGTACCACTGCGTCATCCTCTGTATCCTTTTCGTCTTCTTTCTTCTTTTAATTTCTTGAGTTTTACACACATCATTGTTTGGTTCATCGGTGTGAACTATTACCTTGTTCGTCTGAAGCTGACTTTCTCTTGTTCGCAACTGAGCCATCTTGTGTGATAGTGCTGGCAAGTTGATAAGGGCAATGTAACTATCgttatcgggggggggggtcttcgATTGTTGTAGAAATAAGAAAAAGTCACTGATTTAGAAGTTGTCGACAACGATAATGCGTATTAAAACCACTATACTTACTAGACCCTCCATGAACAGAAAGGTTTTCATTGAAAACTACTATCACACTTTTGTAAAACCTCCATAGCAAATTCACCAACCGTATAATTACGTGTTCTACCATATATTACAGCCCATTTTAAACCATTCACTAGCCccgtttgatacaaccacgtggacatttatatatatatatatatatatatatatatatatatatatatatatatatatatatatatatatattcattgtttatatatatatatatatatatatatatatatatatatatatatatatattcaacatctcctgacgagtgatttactcacccgacttgattttcttctaccctcaacatatactccgctctgcgtgcagacgtatcgagcactgtactacggacaaatcttaccactgacttcctatatatatatatatatatatatatatatatatatatatatatatatatatatatatatatatatatatatatatatatatatatatatatatacatcagcATCACCTGACGAGTAaatcacgaaacaggcttgcagagacgaaaaaccctacttgattttcttctaccatcaacatatacatatacaggctCCGAGTCGAGTCGAACATACATTTGATTCAGGTCTATATCATTTTAATCacctaaaataaaaaataaacagtaGTCGTCATATCTTTAAGGAAGGAGAAAACGTAGTAGTCTCATTCGGACATGTTAATTTTAGGCTCAGGATAAATGTCGAACTTATGCCGAATGTAATTATTAGCTTAGGTACATGAGAAATTCAACGCGCATTGCAATGAATAGTTGCAACAACTAATACTAAATTCGACAGGCAATTAAATTCGACACACCCTTAACAGCTTTCAAGTCATATACCGTTAGCCAAGATTCGAATAGTTGCACGTGCTCGCAATAAGGCAACACAcgaataaaaaaagaagaagtcaATCGTACGACCGTATGGGGCGCTATTTTAgtctgacactgagcatctaatttgtgtctgACACTGAGCAGCTAATATGTGTCAGACACTGAGCATCTATTTTGAATCCGAtactgagcatctaatttgagTCCGATACTGAGCGACTTATTTTAGTCTGACATGTCGACACAGCATCTAATTTGCGTCTGACACTGAGCTTCTAATTTGTGTCCTATACTGAGAGACTTATTTGAGTTTGACACTGAGCATCTGATTTGAGTCCGACACTGAGTGACTTTTTTGTgtctgacactgagcatctaattaGTGTCCCACACTGAGCAGCTTATTTGAGTCTGACAATGAGTAGTTGGTAATTAGAGAATTTTGAGTAATTTGTGTCTATGTAATTTCTTCTCCTTGTCTCCCATCCGTTTACTAGACATAGATAATGCTTACTTAACCTTTGAATTGGAATACAGAAACTTTACCACTGGACTACAGTGGACTTGTGATTATACATGTGTCATTTCTATCACTTAAATGTTTGCATGTAGTTGGAAACTGTTGTTAAAAGTTATGGTTTTACATGCaccaatttgaatatttgtgttACCTAGTACCTTGTTAGAATGTTTCACCATGTGCCGTTGTTTCACATTGCATTGCACAAGCGGGCTATCTTCGCCAAGATAAATTCATACGATTGTCTTTACTATTTCATTGTAAAtcaaagttgaaaatattttttgtacttcGATAATTAGGAACATATTTGTATGTCCGTGTTTATGTTTGCCGCGTAATATATATAGTAAGTTAATGAAAACACACGCCTCGTATAATAATATGAAAGTGTAGGCTAGACCGTTGTCCATGACCTAAACGAAGGCTTTAATAGTATAAGAGGTTGGATATATGGGTCAATATACGGGTCATCGTTTGTTTATGGATACGTTTTACTATTTTGATCTCATTTTCTGAATAACCTAGGCAAGGGAGCAAGCCTCCACTTTATAAAGCAGAACTTTACCAAAACGCTCACTCACTTAGTCAGTCATTCattatgtacaatacaatatcgGAAAGATAGATAAATGCGACAAGTCATGCGCAGTGTATCCATGCTGTAAAAAGTCGGGCACGTCGTGCGAAGGAACAGGGAGACGAGTgcacaagacaagacaagacaagacaggGGAAGTTGGACTGTCAAAACACTGTTGTATGGACACCATCAAAGTTGTAAGGTGAGTTTGAATAGAAACGATGTAGCTTTCTGTTTGAAGGTTATCTAGCCTAGCCTGGGAAACAGCATGATTACCGGTACAGCGCAATGAAAGCAGGGACGTTCACAGTGCTGTCACACGACGGTTCTCAGTTTTCATCACACGACAACAATTAagtctgtctacatcactggATGACTGAGAGGAGAAGCAGTTGTCTTTCTCCTGTCAGTACCAGACTGTCTTTACGCAGTGCGCAACCCTGcagttacatgtactgtaaataaaGGTAACAATAACAAAAGGAAGAATAAATAACTGAGAGCTGAGTGAACCGATATATATTAGTATCAAGTGTACGACTTACATACGTAAAAGCAACATGAGTCATAACATTCTAAAACACTTCCGATTTCCAGTTCCCTTTAAACCCAGACCATTATGTTGTTCTGAGCTGTTATTGTTAAGAGACAAAGAGAAAGAAGTACGTGGGATTGGAGCAGCTATATTTGCGAACCTGTAGCTGTAGCTCTGCGTTTACCTAAAATATGCTACGTGCAACATGGATGCACGATGCCGTCATCTCCCTCGTGAACCTCGTAGTATGCATGTAAGTCCAGAGCTAAAACATACGTTCCTGTTACCATAAGGGTGCGACCACTAACCCTGACACCTACCAtttttctgtgtaaaatgtcaAGCTTTCCTGGGACTATAGCACTTTCCTCGATATAACAATTAGATTTTGATATATACCATTGACACATACTACAGTGTTtagattttgaaataataagtTTATGGTGCATATAAATACACTTGGAGATACAGTTGTGAGTTTCATACCATGTTATCTTTAAAATTACATGCTGCTTCATTGTTTTTcccaaaaaatgaaagaaaatattgcgaactacaaatgtagataatgtaatttttttgttatcttGATGGACTTGAACTTATAAGTGAAATCACTGTACTACCAATGTCATTGCATGATaaattgattttgtaaaatCTTTAAATATTGGCTTTGTGAACTATAATTCTGCTGAATAGCTCACATATGAGCTTAACATCTGCCAGCATTTAGCAGTTTTCAGGGTGAAAACATAAGTTCTGGTAGAGATATTATttatgttgctatggtaaccataACGAGATTTCTGAGAATGTGTTTGATTTATCTCCCACTAAAATCCATTGATAACTAATCTTTATGCCATATAGACTTAATTTTTCAATTTGGcatttttgttgtcatggcaacatataTGTCCAATTTTATGATACTATTTGACCCAGCATCTTGAGAACCTTGGATTACTTTGAATCACAGTCTCTCAGCCTCTATTAGGCATGTATATATCACTTTGATTTATAGTTTGACAAAGAGgccaaatttcatatttttctcattttgatattttcacgCCATGGCAACAGTAGTTTTTTGTGATGACCTTGGGCTTACTTTGAGTAATGTAGACCCACGAATACTCATATACCAGTTTGACAAAAATGTTGAGGTTTTCTTTTTCACTAATTtaggttgccatggtaaagCACTTACCTCCACCAAAATCTAATTCATTGGCCCATGTCTCATAGGCAATCTTCACTCAAAGTATCATCAAATGTATCCATAACTTGTGAGATATCTTTCtaacagtcaaacaaacaaacaaacaaacaaacaaacaaacaaacaaacaaacagaaaaagaaaCCTGGATGGAAACACAGCGGTCCGTCAACTCCTCAGTGTTGTGACTCCTTTATGGCATTTTACAGGCTATTATTGACATTCTTGAGGGTAATGTATGTTATTAAGAAAGTGAAAGAAGTGCTATGTTTTGGATTCATATGACATGATGATCTTTAATTTTAATCTTTAATAGAGAAAGTCAGTCAAGTTTGAAGCACAGATAGCTAATCTCCTTCCCACTGTTCAAAGTGAAATTCT
The genomic region above belongs to Glandiceps talaboti chromosome 8, keGlaTala1.1, whole genome shotgun sequence and contains:
- the LOC144439342 gene encoding cystine/glutamate transporter-like yields the protein MAQLRTRESQLQTNKKKEDEKDTEDDAVVLKRQLNLFFCITIIVGITIGSGIFISPKGVLVNTKSVGMSLVVWASCGILVMFGGLIYAELGTTFGKSGGDYVYINEVFGPLPAFLVVWTVIVISTPATASILSITFATYLTKPFFPECETPKTVVTLVAIACLMVVYFVNSLKVKAAAQTQNIFAVAKVTGLIMIIIGGIVQLFRGKTEYLKNDFEEGTGSVLDISLAFYSALFAYGGMNNANMLTEEIQNPSRNLPIAVVVAEVTITLIYVSTNIAYLTVMSGDELLASDAVALTFADKILGSFSWIIPVIVAISIYGSLNGGTLSRTRLCFVCARDGYLPDILSMIHIKYKTPLPSLLAMEILSVFVVIVSSFAGDTIYQLLNFTSISSWLIPCGSTASLLYLRWKRPDIPRPFKVPIIIPVIFFIWVMFLEVTGVIAAPVEGGIGIAIILSGVPVYYFGKWKNKPRSFMNFTGGISRFLQRYLLVVKQEKETF